A genomic segment from Paenibacillus sp. FSL K6-1096 encodes:
- a CDS encoding MazG-like family protein, producing MPKDLDVAKRAKVIEWLKTEVIDQVSRLFKALWEGSTARVGDSLASLLMSSYILGRRLGIPYRDLDDLLMEKLRKHRQEGHQLEEWYQDISALEEHMRKR from the coding sequence GTGCCGAAGGATCTGGATGTGGCCAAACGCGCCAAGGTAATTGAGTGGTTAAAGACCGAAGTGATTGATCAAGTCTCAAGATTATTCAAGGCGTTGTGGGAAGGCAGCACCGCCCGTGTAGGCGACAGCCTGGCCAGCCTGCTTATGAGCTCATATATCCTGGGGCGCAGACTTGGTATCCCTTATCGTGATCTGGATGATCTGCTGATGGAGAAGCTGAGAAAGCACAGGCAGGAAGGGCATCAGCTGGAAGAGTGGTACCAGGATATATCTGCGTTAGAAGAACATATGCGTAAGAGGTGA
- a CDS encoding CBS domain-containing protein, with the protein MNIAFFLLPKQEVACVTLDSTLRQTLERMEFHRYTAVPILNKHGEYAGTVTEGDLLWYMKESGGSVTFENASKFLLKDVPLRMNNLPVSIDADMEDLINLAKVQNFVPVVDDMKRFIGIVRRSQIIEYCEKFVSRQSLESL; encoded by the coding sequence ATGAATATTGCGTTTTTTTTACTTCCGAAACAGGAGGTAGCCTGCGTTACTCTGGATTCAACGCTGCGCCAGACCCTGGAACGGATGGAGTTTCACCGATATACGGCCGTGCCGATCCTGAACAAGCACGGGGAATATGCCGGAACGGTTACGGAAGGTGATCTGCTCTGGTACATGAAGGAGTCCGGCGGTTCGGTTACTTTTGAGAATGCTTCCAAATTTCTGCTGAAGGATGTGCCGCTGCGGATGAACAATCTGCCGGTCTCGATCGATGCGGATATGGAGGATCTGATTAATCTGGCCAAGGTGCAGAACTTTGTGCCGGTTGTAGACGATATGAAACGGTTCATCGGTATTGTCAGACGGAGCCAGATTATTGAATATTGCGAGAAGTTCGTGTCCCGGCAATCGCTGGAATCGTTATAA